In Gemmobacter sp. 24YEA27, a genomic segment contains:
- a CDS encoding acetate--CoA ligase family protein, with amino-acid sequence MAADLAAPFGLSFPPVPEASRKRLSETLGPIVTIANPLDYNTFIWGDLEKTTEVFSAMLEPYDAGLYVIDMPRDDRCDPSSYFPALDSIVAAQKATGKPAFPVVSISENFGEARVQGLMDQGVCTLLGFETALAAIRAAQTPKGAPGWEPVKALAPRETRLLTEAEGKALLAAAGIPVPRAVTGATLAEVQAQATGLTAPIALKGLGFAHKTEAGAVRLGLASLEGEAEMPGATGYLAEEMVTGIIAEMLLGIGRDPVYGLTLTIGMGGVTAEVLADTVTLVWPADEAQILTAMRRLRLWPLLDGYRGRPKADVAAFATIAVRLGHLMAGDDSLEEIEINPVLLRETGAVAVDALIRRE; translated from the coding sequence ATGGCCGCGGATCTGGCGGCACCTTTCGGGCTCAGCTTCCCGCCGGTGCCCGAGGCCAGTCGCAAAAGGCTTTCTGAGACGCTCGGGCCGATCGTCACCATTGCCAACCCGCTGGATTACAACACTTTCATCTGGGGTGATCTGGAAAAGACCACCGAGGTTTTCAGCGCCATGCTGGAGCCCTACGATGCCGGGCTCTATGTGATCGACATGCCGAGGGACGACCGCTGCGACCCGTCGAGCTATTTCCCGGCGCTCGACTCCATCGTCGCGGCGCAGAAGGCAACCGGCAAGCCTGCCTTTCCCGTGGTCTCGATTTCCGAGAATTTCGGCGAGGCACGGGTGCAGGGGCTGATGGATCAGGGGGTCTGCACGCTTCTGGGCTTTGAAACCGCGCTGGCGGCGATCCGCGCGGCGCAGACGCCCAAGGGCGCCCCCGGCTGGGAGCCGGTCAAAGCCCTCGCCCCACGCGAGACCAGGCTTTTGACCGAGGCCGAGGGCAAGGCGCTGCTGGCGGCAGCCGGCATCCCGGTGCCGCGCGCAGTGACCGGCGCCACGCTTGCCGAGGTGCAGGCGCAGGCGACGGGTCTGACGGCGCCCATCGCGCTCAAGGGTCTTGGTTTCGCGCATAAGACCGAGGCGGGCGCGGTGCGGCTTGGCCTTGCCTCGCTGGAGGGTGAGGCAGAGATGCCCGGTGCCACCGGATATCTCGCCGAGGAAATGGTGACGGGGATCATCGCCGAGATGCTTCTCGGGATCGGCCGCGATCCGGTTTACGGCCTGACCCTGACCATTGGTATGGGCGGTGTCACGGCGGAAGTGCTGGCGGATACCGTCACCCTGGTCTGGCCCGCGGATGAGGCGCAGATCCTGACCGCGATGCGGCGCCTGCGGCTCTGGCCGCTGCTCGACGGCTATCGCGGCCGGCCAAAGGCGGATGTCGCGGCATTTGCCACGATTGCCGTCCGGCTGGGCCATCTGATGGCAGGCGATGACAGTCTGGAAGAAATTGAAATCAATCCGGTGCTTTTGCGCGAAACGGGCGCAGTGGCGGTGGATGCCCTGATACGGAGAGAATGA
- a CDS encoding CoA-binding protein: MNRLDRLLRPRHIAVLGAGWALNVIEQTRKMGFDGPVWPIHPSKSEIGGLKAYASVADLPEAPDATFIGVNRFATVEVTRELAERGAGGAICFAAGWTEAGEPELQQSLVAAAGDMPILGPNCYGVINYLDGALLWPDQHGGVRVEKGVALLSQSSNVVVNIAMQQRGLPIAYVACLGNAAVVGLAELAGALLDDPRVTAIGMYIEGIDDAPAFARLAHRAAEMGKGVVAIKSGKTEASRVAAASHTASLAGAVRPLRPFSRSWGLPRSTALPS; this comes from the coding sequence ATGAACCGGCTCGACAGATTACTTCGCCCGCGGCATATCGCCGTTCTTGGCGCGGGCTGGGCGCTCAACGTGATCGAACAGACCCGCAAGATGGGGTTTGACGGGCCGGTCTGGCCGATCCACCCGAGTAAGTCCGAGATCGGCGGGCTGAAGGCCTATGCATCTGTCGCAGATCTTCCCGAAGCGCCGGATGCCACCTTTATCGGGGTGAACCGTTTCGCGACTGTAGAGGTCACACGCGAGCTTGCGGAACGTGGCGCCGGTGGTGCCATCTGTTTTGCGGCCGGCTGGACCGAGGCCGGCGAGCCGGAGCTGCAGCAGAGCCTCGTCGCGGCCGCAGGTGATATGCCGATCCTCGGGCCGAACTGCTATGGCGTGATCAATTATCTCGACGGGGCGCTGCTCTGGCCTGATCAGCATGGCGGCGTGCGCGTTGAAAAGGGCGTGGCGCTGCTCAGCCAATCCTCGAATGTCGTGGTCAATATTGCCATGCAGCAGCGCGGATTGCCGATCGCCTATGTTGCCTGCCTGGGGAATGCCGCCGTGGTCGGGCTGGCCGAGCTGGCGGGTGCCTTGCTTGACGACCCGCGCGTCACCGCCATCGGAATGTATATCGAGGGGATCGATGACGCGCCCGCCTTTGCCCGTCTGGCACATCGGGCGGCAGAGATGGGTAAGGGCGTGGTCGCGATCAAATCCGGCAAGACCGAGGCCTCGCGCGTGGCCGCCGCCTCGCATACGGCCTCGCTGGCGGGGGCGGTGCGGCCTCTTCGGCCTTTCTCGCGCAGCTGGGGATTGCCGAGGTCAACAGCCCTTCCGAGCTGA